A section of the Cervus canadensis isolate Bull #8, Minnesota chromosome 8, ASM1932006v1, whole genome shotgun sequence genome encodes:
- the ALDH18A1 gene encoding delta-1-pyrroline-5-carboxylate synthase isoform X2: protein MLSQVCRSGFQSFTQRLLPWVQSTILNRSRHVQPSAIRHVRSWSNIPFITVPLSRTHGKSFAHRSELKHAKRIVVKLGSAVVTRGDECGLALGRLASIVEQVSVLQNQGREMMLVTSGAVAFGKQRLRHEILLSQSVRQALHSGQNHLKEMAIPVLEARACAAAGQSGLMALYEAMFTQYSICAAQILVTNLDFHDEQKRRNLNGTLHELLRMNIVPIVNTNDAVVPPAEPNSDLQGVISVKDNDSLAARLAVEMKTDLLIVLSDVEGLFDSPPGSDDAKLIDIFYPGDQQSVTFGTKSRVGMGGMEAKVKAALWALQGGTSVVIANGTHPKVSGHVITDIVEGKKVGTFFSEVKPAGPTVEQQGEMARSGGRMLATLEPEQRAEIIHHLADLLTDQRDEILLANKKDLEEAEGRLAAPLLKRLSLSTSKLNSLAIGLRQIAASSQDSVGRVLRRTRIAKDLELEQVTVPIGVLLVIFESRPDCLPQVAALAIASGNGLLLKGGKEASHSNRILHLLTQEALSIHGVKEAVQLVNTREEVEDLCRLDKMIDLIIPRGSSQLVRDIQKAAKGIPVMGHSEGICHMYVDSEASVDKVTRLVRDSKCEYPAACNALETLLIHRDLLRTPLFDQIIDMLRVEQVKIHAGPKFASYLTFSPSEVKSLRTEYGDLELCIEVVDSVQDAIDHIHKYGSSHTDVIVTENEKTAEFFLQHVDSACVFWNASTRFSDGYRFGLGAEVGISTSRIHARGPVGLEGLLTTKWLLRGQDHVVSDFSEHGSLKYLHENLPIPQRNTN from the exons ATGTTGAGTCAAGTCTGCCGCTCTGGGTTCCAGTCTTTCACCCAGCGTCTCCTGCCCTGGGTCCAGTCCACAATACTCAACAGATCTC GTCATGTTCAGCCTTCAGCCATCAGACATGTTCGTTCTTGGAGCAACATACCCTTTATCACTGTGCCCCTCAGTCGTACACATGGCAAGTCTTTTGCCCACCGCAGTGAGCTGAAGCATGCAAAGAGAATTGTGGTGAAACTTGGAAGTGCCGTGGTGACCCGAGGGGATGAATGTGGCCTGGCCCTGGGGCGCCTGGCGTCTATTGTTGAGCAG GTGTCAGTGCTGCAGAATCAAGGCCGAGAGATGATGCTGGTAACGAGTGGAGCTGTAGCCTTCGGCAAGCAGCGCTTGCGTCATGAGATCCTTCTGTCTCAGAGCGTAAGGCAGGCCCTACACTCAGGGCAGAACCACCTAAAAGAGATG GCGATTCCAGTCTTAGAAGCCCGAGCCTGTGCAGCTGCTGGACAGAGTGGGCTGATGGCCTTGTATGAAGCCATGTTTACCCAGTACAGCATCTGTGCTGCCCAG ATTTTGGTGACCAATTTGGATTTCCACGATGAGCAGAAGCGCCGAAACCTCAATGGGACTCTTCATGAGCTTCTGCGAATGAACATCGTCCCCATTGTCAACACAAACGATGCTGTTGTCCCTCCAGCAGAGCCCAATAGCGATCTCCAGGGG GTTATTAGTGTTAAAGATAATGATAGCCTGGCTGCCCGTCTGGCTGTGGAAATGAAGACTGACCTCTTAATTGTTCTCTCAGATGTAGAAG GTCTCTTTGACAGCCCCCCAGGGTCAGATGATGCAAAGCTCATTGATATATTTTATCCTGGTGATCAGCAGTCTGTGACATTCGGAACCAAGTCCAGAGTCGGAATGGGTGGCATGGAAGCCAAG GTGAAAGCGGCTCTCTGGGCTTTACAAGGTGGTACTTCTGTGGTCATTGCCAATGGGACCCACCCCAAGGTGTCTGGGCATGTCATCACAGACATTGTGGAGGGAAAGAAAGTTGGCACTTTCTTTTCCGAAGTAAAACCTGCAG GCCCTACTGTGGAGCAGCAAGGAGAAATGGCTCGATCAGGAGGAAGGATGTTAGCCACTTTGGAACCTGAGCAG AGAGCAGAGATTATCCATCACCTGGCCGATCTGTTGACAGACCAGCGAGATGAGATCCTGTTAGCCAACAAAAAAGACTTGGAGGAGGCCGAAG GGAGACTTGCAGCTCCTCTGCTGAAACGTTTGAGCCTCTCCACGTCTAAATTGAACAGCCTGGCCATCGGTCTGCGGCAGATTGCGGCCTCCTCCCAGGACAGTGTGGGGCGGGTTTTGCGCCGGACGCGAATTGCCAAAGACTTGGAGCTAGAACAAGTCACTGTCCCAATTGGAGTATTGCTGGTCATCTTTGAGTCTCGCCCTGACTGTCTACCCCAG GTGGCAGCCTTGGCTATAGCAAGTGGTAATGGCTTGTTACtcaaaggagggaaggaggcctCACACAGCAACCGAATCCTTCACCTCCTGACCCAGGAGGCCCTCTCAATCCATGGAGTCAAGGAGGCTGTACAGCTG GTGAATACCAGAGAAGAAGTAGAAGATCTTTGCCGTTTAGACAAAATGATAGATCTGATCATTCCACGAGGCTCTTCCCAGCTGGTCAGAGACATCCAGAAAGCTGCTAAGGGCATCCCAGTGATGGGGCACAGTGAAGGCATTTGCCACATGTACGTGGATTCAGAGGCCAGTGTCGACAAGGTCACCAGGCTAG ttaGAGACTCCAAATGTGAATATCCAGCTGCCTGTAATGCTTTAGAGACCCTGTTAATCCACCGAGACCTGCTGAGAACACCATTGTTTGACCAGATCATTGACATGCTGAGAGTGGAACAG GTGAAGATTCATGCAGGCCCCAAGTTCGCCTCTTATCTGACCTTCAGCCCCTCTGAAGTGAAGTCCCTCCGAACTGAGTACGGGGACCTGGAGCTGTGCATTGAAGTGGTGGACAGTGTGCAGGATGCCATCGACCACATCCACAAGTATGGCAGCTCACACACGGATGTCATCGTCACCGAGAATG AGAAGACAGCTGAGTTCTTTCTCCAGCACGTGGACAGTGCCTGTGTGTTCTGGAATGCCAGCACTCGCTTCTCTGATGGCTACCGCTTCGGACTGG
- the ALDH18A1 gene encoding delta-1-pyrroline-5-carboxylate synthase isoform X1: protein MLSQVCRSGFQSFTQRLLPWVQSTILNRSRHVQPSAIRHVRSWSNIPFITVPLSRTHGKSFAHRSELKHAKRIVVKLGSAVVTRGDECGLALGRLASIVEQVSVLQNQGREMMLVTSGAVAFGKQRLRHEILLSQSVRQALHSGQNHLKEMAIPVLEARACAAAGQSGLMALYEAMFTQYSICAAQILVTNLDFHDEQKRRNLNGTLHELLRMNIVPIVNTNDAVVPPAEPNSDLQGVNVISVKDNDSLAARLAVEMKTDLLIVLSDVEGLFDSPPGSDDAKLIDIFYPGDQQSVTFGTKSRVGMGGMEAKVKAALWALQGGTSVVIANGTHPKVSGHVITDIVEGKKVGTFFSEVKPAGPTVEQQGEMARSGGRMLATLEPEQRAEIIHHLADLLTDQRDEILLANKKDLEEAEGRLAAPLLKRLSLSTSKLNSLAIGLRQIAASSQDSVGRVLRRTRIAKDLELEQVTVPIGVLLVIFESRPDCLPQVAALAIASGNGLLLKGGKEASHSNRILHLLTQEALSIHGVKEAVQLVNTREEVEDLCRLDKMIDLIIPRGSSQLVRDIQKAAKGIPVMGHSEGICHMYVDSEASVDKVTRLVRDSKCEYPAACNALETLLIHRDLLRTPLFDQIIDMLRVEQVKIHAGPKFASYLTFSPSEVKSLRTEYGDLELCIEVVDSVQDAIDHIHKYGSSHTDVIVTENEKTAEFFLQHVDSACVFWNASTRFSDGYRFGLGAEVGISTSRIHARGPVGLEGLLTTKWLLRGQDHVVSDFSEHGSLKYLHENLPIPQRNTN from the exons ATGTTGAGTCAAGTCTGCCGCTCTGGGTTCCAGTCTTTCACCCAGCGTCTCCTGCCCTGGGTCCAGTCCACAATACTCAACAGATCTC GTCATGTTCAGCCTTCAGCCATCAGACATGTTCGTTCTTGGAGCAACATACCCTTTATCACTGTGCCCCTCAGTCGTACACATGGCAAGTCTTTTGCCCACCGCAGTGAGCTGAAGCATGCAAAGAGAATTGTGGTGAAACTTGGAAGTGCCGTGGTGACCCGAGGGGATGAATGTGGCCTGGCCCTGGGGCGCCTGGCGTCTATTGTTGAGCAG GTGTCAGTGCTGCAGAATCAAGGCCGAGAGATGATGCTGGTAACGAGTGGAGCTGTAGCCTTCGGCAAGCAGCGCTTGCGTCATGAGATCCTTCTGTCTCAGAGCGTAAGGCAGGCCCTACACTCAGGGCAGAACCACCTAAAAGAGATG GCGATTCCAGTCTTAGAAGCCCGAGCCTGTGCAGCTGCTGGACAGAGTGGGCTGATGGCCTTGTATGAAGCCATGTTTACCCAGTACAGCATCTGTGCTGCCCAG ATTTTGGTGACCAATTTGGATTTCCACGATGAGCAGAAGCGCCGAAACCTCAATGGGACTCTTCATGAGCTTCTGCGAATGAACATCGTCCCCATTGTCAACACAAACGATGCTGTTGTCCCTCCAGCAGAGCCCAATAGCGATCTCCAGGGGGTAAAT GTTATTAGTGTTAAAGATAATGATAGCCTGGCTGCCCGTCTGGCTGTGGAAATGAAGACTGACCTCTTAATTGTTCTCTCAGATGTAGAAG GTCTCTTTGACAGCCCCCCAGGGTCAGATGATGCAAAGCTCATTGATATATTTTATCCTGGTGATCAGCAGTCTGTGACATTCGGAACCAAGTCCAGAGTCGGAATGGGTGGCATGGAAGCCAAG GTGAAAGCGGCTCTCTGGGCTTTACAAGGTGGTACTTCTGTGGTCATTGCCAATGGGACCCACCCCAAGGTGTCTGGGCATGTCATCACAGACATTGTGGAGGGAAAGAAAGTTGGCACTTTCTTTTCCGAAGTAAAACCTGCAG GCCCTACTGTGGAGCAGCAAGGAGAAATGGCTCGATCAGGAGGAAGGATGTTAGCCACTTTGGAACCTGAGCAG AGAGCAGAGATTATCCATCACCTGGCCGATCTGTTGACAGACCAGCGAGATGAGATCCTGTTAGCCAACAAAAAAGACTTGGAGGAGGCCGAAG GGAGACTTGCAGCTCCTCTGCTGAAACGTTTGAGCCTCTCCACGTCTAAATTGAACAGCCTGGCCATCGGTCTGCGGCAGATTGCGGCCTCCTCCCAGGACAGTGTGGGGCGGGTTTTGCGCCGGACGCGAATTGCCAAAGACTTGGAGCTAGAACAAGTCACTGTCCCAATTGGAGTATTGCTGGTCATCTTTGAGTCTCGCCCTGACTGTCTACCCCAG GTGGCAGCCTTGGCTATAGCAAGTGGTAATGGCTTGTTACtcaaaggagggaaggaggcctCACACAGCAACCGAATCCTTCACCTCCTGACCCAGGAGGCCCTCTCAATCCATGGAGTCAAGGAGGCTGTACAGCTG GTGAATACCAGAGAAGAAGTAGAAGATCTTTGCCGTTTAGACAAAATGATAGATCTGATCATTCCACGAGGCTCTTCCCAGCTGGTCAGAGACATCCAGAAAGCTGCTAAGGGCATCCCAGTGATGGGGCACAGTGAAGGCATTTGCCACATGTACGTGGATTCAGAGGCCAGTGTCGACAAGGTCACCAGGCTAG ttaGAGACTCCAAATGTGAATATCCAGCTGCCTGTAATGCTTTAGAGACCCTGTTAATCCACCGAGACCTGCTGAGAACACCATTGTTTGACCAGATCATTGACATGCTGAGAGTGGAACAG GTGAAGATTCATGCAGGCCCCAAGTTCGCCTCTTATCTGACCTTCAGCCCCTCTGAAGTGAAGTCCCTCCGAACTGAGTACGGGGACCTGGAGCTGTGCATTGAAGTGGTGGACAGTGTGCAGGATGCCATCGACCACATCCACAAGTATGGCAGCTCACACACGGATGTCATCGTCACCGAGAATG AGAAGACAGCTGAGTTCTTTCTCCAGCACGTGGACAGTGCCTGTGTGTTCTGGAATGCCAGCACTCGCTTCTCTGATGGCTACCGCTTCGGACTGG